The genomic stretch TTGCCCGGTGGCCGGTTGCAGATCAGTGAACACGCGCCAGAGAGTGGTGGCGATAAATTGCAGCGATCGCAGCGGCTTATCCACCTGCTGGCGGGTCTGGGAATACCATTCCTTTACGTCAGAAAACAGCACCAGGGTGAGATCGTCGGCCTGACTGGGGCTGATGTTGATGAAATCCATTGCTAGCTCGGTTTCTAGGCGACTAGTGGCCGTGGCTCGCACAATTTGGGCTTCGAGCAGAGCGCGACCGTCGTAGTCGCCCACTAGCTCCACCCACACTTGGTCGGCCACGTTGGGCCATTCTTCGAGCTGCACCTGAACCCCGCTCTCGCTCACGTTAATGGTTTTGCCCGTCCAGCTCTGGCCATCGCTGTGGATGATGGCGGTGAGCTGCCGGGGCAGGCGGTGGGCGCGGCGCATCTGGGGTTGTTCGAGCGCCACCAGGCAGGCGGCCAGCACCAGCACTAGGTTAAAGCCGCACCAGAGGGCGTTGATCAGCACGGCCTGGGTGTCTTCGGGGCTGAGCAGCAGCCAGAAGGGCACCGCCACCAGCGATGCCGCCGTCAACAACCCTAAGATCAACAGGTAGCGCACGCTGTTGGCGTCGAAGGTGCGCTGGTTGACCACTAAGCCCTTAGCCGTCACGTTAAAGCTGCCCAGCTTGGGGTTCACCAAGGCCAGCAGCGTCACAATGCCCGCCTGAAACGACATGGCAAACTCATAGATCTCATTCCAAAATGAGAACCGCACTCGCTTGTAGGGAATGTGGTTGGTCTGCATCGACAGCACGATGTGGGGCAGCGCGTAGAACAGGGTTTCAATCCCCAGCCCCTTCACCGAGTTGATGCTAAACAGCAAAAACAGCGTCGGGGCCAGGGCATACATCAGCCGGGGGAAGCCAAAGAAAAAGTGCGACGTGGCACTGAAATAGCAGACCCGCTGGGCCAACGACAGCTGAAGGCGGCGGTTAAACAGCGGATTTTCCAGCCTCAAAATCTGGGCCATGCCCCGCGCCCACCGCACCTGCTGCCCCACATAGGCCGAGAATTTTTCGGGCGCTAGCCCTGCCACCATAATCTTGTCGTAGTAGATGGTGCGGTAGCCGAGGGAGTGTAACCGCAGGGCAGTGTGGCAGTCTTCGGTGACGGTCTCGGTAGCAATGCCGCCCACCTCTAGCAGGTGATTGCGCCGCACCACTGCCGCCGAACCGCAAAAAAAGGCGGCATTCCAGGCGTCGTTGCCCTTTTGCAGCACCTTGTAGAACAGCTCGTTGCCCACGGGTACCTGACCCTGGGTGAGCAGATTGCGCTCAAAGGGGTCGGGGTTGTAAAACCAGTGGGGTGTCTGCACCAGGGCCACCGTTTTATCTAAAAAGAAGCCTACGGTTTCTTGCAAAAAGCCCCGCACCGGAATGTGATCGCAGTCCAAAATCAGCACTAGATCACCCGTGGTGCGCTCTAGCGCGGTGTTGATGTTGCCCGCCTTGGCGTGGTCGTTGTTGTCGCGAGCCAGTAGCTTTGCCCCTAGTTCATCGCAGATCGCCTGAAGCTCCTGCCGCCGCTCGGGGTACTTGCGGCCGTCATCCAGCACGTAAACTTGCTTTTTCTCCGAGGGGTAGTCGATCGCCAGCGCCGCCACCACGGTTTTGCGCACAATCTCTACCTCCTCGTTATAGGTAGGAATGTAAATATCCACCGTGGGCCACTCGGTTTCGGGCACAGGGGTGAGGTCTACGGCGGTGCGATCGCGCAGCCGTAGCGTCTGAAAATATGACAAAAACAGCGTCCCTAGGGCATATAGCTCGGCCGCGTAAAGCAGCAGGGAGAAAACGGCATCCAGCGGCGTGTCGAAATTGAGAGTGTTGCAGGTGCGGTAGTAGAGATAGCGCAGAGTAGTGAGGCTGCTAAGGATGACCATAAACAGGTGCAGCCGCTCGCGATCGCCGTTGTTATGGGCATGGCCATCCTCCAAATGCAAAATGCTGTAGCCCAAAGCAATCAGCAGCACCGCTACAATCGCCTGCTGCCAAATAGCCGGGTGAGCTACCAGCAACGGCTTAGTTAACAACCCCAAGCAGGCCAACAGCAGCAGCATTTGCCAGCGACTCAGGTGTCGGGTGAGCGCATAGGTGCGATCGGGCAGGGTCTTGGTCAGCCACTGGTGGAGGGGAGGGGAGGGGGTGTGGAGCATGGGGAGTGGAGGGGTGGATGGGTAGGCGGGTGGATGGGTGGGCGGGTAGGTGGGTGGAGGATTATGTATGTATCTAGGGGGTAGGCGAGTAGGTGGGTGAAGGATTATGTATGTGGGGGGTGGGCAGGTATTGAGTCAGCGGGATTGTTGGGAATCTCTAGGAGATTTACAAAGAGCTTTTCCTAGAAAAAGCTCAAAACTTTGCCTGCTCATCCACCCCCTACTCATCCACTCATCCACCCGCCTACCCGCCTACCCACCCACCTCTTCACTCCCCACTCCGCCGCATGGCCGCTTGCACTGCCCCGTAGAGCAGCAGCGACAGGGCCACGGTGGCAGGTACGATGAACATCCAGTTGTGGCGGGTGACTTGCCATAGCCAGGGGTAGGGGGTGGTGGTGGCGAGTTGCACCTGGGGCGACTGGCGCAGGGTAGCCAGGCGGTAGTCGGCGCTGACGTAAGGGTCGGGGTCGGGCACTTGGGCGCTGACCAGCGCGGTGTCGCCCTCAATTTGGTAGAAGAGGGGGTCGTGGCGCAGCAGATCGGCCACCTGGGCCAGGCCGGTATCGTCGCGGCCGCTGAGGGCTAGCACCACCCGCTGGGGATTCCAGGGTGAAATGACGGATTTCATTAGCCCTTCGCCGTCGGGAAGGGGTTGTACCTGGGTGTCGCCCCACTGGCGGGTACCGCTGCCGCGCAGGGCAAAGCCTTCCTCGGTTAGCAGTTCGGGCAGGGGAAAGCGGGGTTGGGCACCGATCGCCACCAGATGCCGGTCGTTGCGCGCCTCTTCGGGCAGGTCGGCCTGGCGATAGACGGCGAGCTGCACCGAGTCGGCCTGGCTAAGGCGACCTAGGCGCTCGGCTAGCTCTAGTAGCACGGTGACATCGTTATTGTTGGGAGCGTCGGGCAGGACGATCGCCGTGGTGGAAAGATCTTGCGGGGCGGTGAAGGGGTAGCCAGTTTTGAATAGATCTAGATCGGGCAGGCTGGTGATGGCGCTGCGCTTGAGGCTAAAGCTGGTATCGCTGTGAATGGTGCCCCAGAGCTGCTGGTCGGTGACTCGGCTGCACGATCGCCGCTCACGAGGATCTAAGCGAAAGTTGACCTGGAGCTTGGAGGTAGGGGTGATGCGATCGCCCGGCAGATCCACCTCTAGCGTGCGACGGTTAGCGCCTTTTACCTCTGTCAGCCGTTCTCCAGTAATTGACACCCCGTCTAGTTCCACATCCACCATCGAAGTGAGGGGGTTGATCTGGGGGCCATAGCTGTAGGAGAGGCGCATTTTGCTGCCTCGCAGCAGGCGATCGTCGGGCAGCGCCTTAAAGCCGATTTCCATCGCTGGGGCATGGGAGCCGCGCACGGTCATCTCGTCCAAGGGCTGACGGGTGGGGGAGGTCAAATCCGTCAGCAAAAAGTCATTCTCTTCGGGCAGGTAGCCGGGCCACCGGCGATCGGGGGGAGTGGGCACATCCCCAGCCTGGTTAACTACGACCCCATGGCCGGTAGCAATCTGCTGATTTTGGGGCTGCACCAGATATTGCACCGCCTTGGCCACACCTGCCTCGCCGTTGCCGGTAATCACCAGCACCGGAGAAAAATTGTTCGCTGCTGTCGACCACATCAGCAGGCCAGATTCGTCGGGTAAGGGCTTGCCTGCGTTATCGACAAATTTGCCGTTTTTGAGGGCAAAGGGCAGGGTTAAATCGGCCAAGCTGGGCTGCTGGGCTGGAGTTCCCAAAACCACAAGCCGTTCTTCGGCGGCTAAATCCTTCAGGTTCTTGACCAGGCGGGTGTCGAGGGGGCGATAGTGGGCGGTGCGGCCGAGGTAGGTTTGCAGTCGCGCTGTGGCCGTCAGCCAGGAGCTGTTGGTAGCGGTCGGTTGCAGGTAGGCGATTTGGTTGGTTTGCAGGCTCAGCGTGTCAAACAGCGGGTAAGGGAACTGGCTAAAGTCTGGCGTCACCGCCTGGGGCGCATAGTTAAACACCAGTTTGGAGTCGGGCAGCACCTCAGTCCACAGCGAGGGATCGAAGGGGTCTTGGGTGCAGGTAGGGGAGTTGTTTTGTAGGGCGGCGAGAATTAGCTCGTTGTCGTCTTGCAGCAGGTCGGCGGGTACTTCCATCACCGCATCGCCAATTTTGCTCATGGGCTGGTTGAGGGGCAGGCTGCCAATGCTGGTGCCGTTGATCAGCACCGTCAGGTTAGAGCGAGTGGCATAGAGGGCGGCAGAATGGCGGTAGCGCAGCAGCACCTTGATCGACTCGGCCTGCCAGTTGCGGGGGCGGGTGAAGTGCAGTCGCTGCTCGTCGTAAATGCCGTTAAAGCGGAGGCGGTTGCCCACCACCGGGCTGCGGTTAAATTCCAACACGTACTGGCCAGGTTTAGCGGGGGCAATTACCGGGGCCGCAGGCAAGCTGGTTGGTAGGGCGATTTCGGCTAGGGCGGGAGTCTCTGCGGTGGGAGCAGTCTCCTGGGCCAGCAGTGGTTGCCCAGTGATTAGCAGCAGGGTAGTGAGGTAGAGGGCTAGGCGGCGGCGGGCCAAAGGGGAGAGGATGCGGAGAGAGGGAAGGAAGGGCATGGGAGGGGGTAGGTGGGTAGGTAGGTGATCTGGGTGGGTAAGCGACGGGAAAGTTAGGCAGCGGTGATAGTTGACGTTTGTTGCGGTTGATTAGGGACTGCAGGTGCCGCCAGTGGTTTTGAGGCGATCGGGAGAAATTTCCAAGGGCAGCAGGCCAAACCAGGCGAGGTTTTGGGTGTAGTAGGCGGTATCGCTATCCCAAAAGCCGTCTTTGTAAGTTGGCTGCAGCTTTTGACTCAGAATTTCGGCGGCGATCGCGGGGTCTACCCGGGTCAGGGCTAGGTAAACCAGGGCATAGTGGGCGGTCGATTCGTAGCTGGTTTCAGCACTGCCATCGAGGGTGAGGCGGGCGGGCAGGCGGCCATTTTGCTGCCAACGGCGAATCAGTTCGGGAGTACGGGCCTCTAGGTAGGCCTGGGCGCGGGGTTCGTTAAACCAGGCGGCATCTTGAGCAATGCGCCACCAAACCCGGAATGCATCGAAGCTGTAGCGGCTTTGCAGCGGGTAGTCGAGGGGTAGCTGGCGGTAGGTGCCGCTGGTTGGGTTGTAGGCGATCCAGTCGGGGGGCAGGCCAGTGGCAGAAAACTCCGACAGGTCATCGAGCATGGTGTAGCCGCTGTCGATTAGGCTGGCCCAGTCGTGATCGCGATCGACTTCAGCAAACAGACGAAAGCTGGCGGGGGCAAAATACGACGGGTTGAGAATGACCTGGTCGGGCTCCAGGCTAAAAGCGTCAGCAGGGCCGGGAATGAGTTGGCGGGTGCCGTCAGGTAGCTCCACCGTGCCGTGCTCCCAGATGTCAGTTAGCAAGGCGCGGGCGTCGTCAAGGTATTGGGGGCACGACCAGCGGCGAGCGGCTAAGATCAGCGCTGTGGCGGCGTCGATGTCGGCGTCGGTGGCAAAGTTGGCATCCAATGTGCCCCAGGAGCTGTCTGGGCGCTGGCCCCATTTCCAGGCCCAGAGCAAGTCGGTTGGCTCGCCCGCTTCATCCAGGCGAGCGAGGTTGCTTTTGGCCCAGGTGTAGGTGCGATCGAACGTGACAGGGTCGTTGATGGTAACGGCCCGCAGCATGGCGTAGGCTTGGCCTTCTGAAACGGTGCGATCGCTGTCTTCCCGGTCAATGACACGGCCATCGTCCTGAATAAACCGGCTGCGGTAGGCTTGCCAGCTTTCAATCAGCAGGTCGTTTTGGGGGCTGGGGACGGGCAGATTTAGGGCTACTTCCCCAGTGTTGAGGCAAGCGCAGGCGGCGGTTTGAATGGTGCAGCTGGGCGCGGCGGCTATTAGCACCAGAGCCAGGGGCAGGATCGTCAGCAGCATACGGGTTTGCGTACGCCGCAGGTTAAAAAGTCGCATCATGGTAGTCGCCAGGAAGGGTGGGTGGATGAGTGAGTGGGTTTTAGTAGCGCTCCCAGCTGGGTTGAAAGCCGCGGCGGCGGAGCAGGTCAAATTCCACGTCCTGGGTGCGTTGCTCTAGGTTGATGGGGGCCGCGTCGGGGGGAAGCTGTCGCAGTTGCTCTAAGGCCGCGAGGTTTTGGTCGTCGGCGATGTTGAGTTCTGCGATCGCATACCGAGCCTCCCAGTAGTCAGGGTCCAGCTCTAGCACTCGATTGTAGAGGGCGCGAGCGGTGGGCAAATTGCCTTGCTGAAACTGCACTCCGGCTAGAGCCGCCAAGGCACCGAGATTCTCAGGCTCACGCTCTAGCACCTGCTGGTAGGCGGTGGCGGCGAGGGGGAGATTTCCCTGGCTTTGAGCTAGCTCGCCCTGGAAAAAGTACACCGTGAGGTCGCCGGAGTTGGCGGCAATCAGCGAGTCCAGCTCGACCTGGGCCTGGGTGGGATTGGTTTGGGCCAACAGCTCGATGGTTCGCCACCGTAGCCAGAGATCGTCGGGCTGCTGGGTGAGTAAGGTTTGGTAGAGGTCGGCGCGGCTGCGATCGGCCGGGAGAGCACCGGCCAACTCAAACAGCTCTGGGGGTGGGTTATTTAGATTTTGGGAGGCTAGCCAGCTGTCTAACGTTTCAGCGGCGACGGTGGAGGTGATTTGCCCAGTGCGGTAGGCCAATAGGGCGTAGCCGAGGGGATAGTTGGGGTTGGTCGGATTGGCTGCGATCGCCTCTAAATACACCGGCAGCGCTGCCTCGGGCTGGCCTTGCAGAGTGCGCACAAAGGCTAGCCCCCTCAGAGCATCGGCGGTGGTCTGCGAGTTGGGTTGAGCAGCAATTACAGCCTCATAGCGACGGGCGCTAGCCTCCAGATCGCCTAGCTGCCGCTCTAGGTCGGCGACCAGCAGTTCTGTACCCCAGTCGCCCTGCCCTGCATTGGTGGCGCTGTAGGTGGTGAGGGCATCGCGGGCGGCTTGCAAGTTGCCCTGACCCAGGTAAGTCTGGGCGATGCGATAGGTTAGCAGCGGCGCATCCACTGCTGTTGCTACGACTTCGTAAACAGGCAGCAGGGCCGGGTCAGGGTTATCCAAACGCACCAGGGCGGTGGTGATGGCTCGTTGCTCCGGCGCTGAGCTGGGCATGGGAGAGAGCAGCGGCAAAATTTGCTCGGCTACAGCGGCGGCACTTTCGTTCCCCAGGCTGTAGGCCAGCAGGCGCGCTTTTACCATCAGGCTGGCGGTGTCAGGGTTTTCCACAGCCAGTTGCTCAAACATGGCCAGGGCTAGGGGCTCGGTGTCGGGCCATTCGCTCAGCACATCGGCCACCTCAACCCGCAGACCATAGCTAGGAGCTACAGTCGCATCCAACGCCTGCTGGTACAGCACGGTGGATTGTTCAAACAGGGTAGGGTCGAGCTGGCGGCGACCGATCGCACTGTAGGCGCGCGCCAGTGCCAGGCGAGCGTCGGCCTTGCCCACCATAGGGTTCAACAGCTCCAGCGCCTTGGCGGTCTGGCCGCTGGCATCGTAGGCGTTGGCCAAACCTGTGCGAATGCCGAGGGAAAGGTTGTCGGTGCGGTCAGAATTCCTGAGTTCAGGTTCGAGCAGGGCGATCGCCCCCGCCGCGTTGCCCGTCTCTTGCAGGGTCAGCGCGTAGGCCGTCAACGCCTCTACGGGCAATGCCCCTATTTGTCGGTAGCGTTCGAAAAGTGCCAAAGCACCGCTATAGTCGCCGCTAAAAGCGTGGATCTGCGCTGCCCCCAACAGTGTTTGGGGAGATGGCTTTCGGTCCAGAAGCAGATCATAATCGGCTAGAGATTCCGAAAAGCGCCCCTGGTAGCCGTAGAGTAACGCTCGCTGACTGAGAGCCTCAAGATTGCCAGGATCCTGAGCTAGTAGTCTGGTTAGGGCATTAATTCCCCCAATTTGCCACTCGGGTCGATAGCCGCCCAGCTTGCCTAGCGATTCTAGGGCTGTGGAATTGTCAGGACTGACTTGCAGCACCGCCTGATGGGCGGCCCAAGCCTCGGCATCACGGCCTGCTCGCTGATAGGCGATCGCCAGCCCCAGCCGTGCCTCTGCAGAGTTTGGCTGCTGGCGTAGGGCCGTTTGAAAGGCGGCGATCGCATCATTCACCCAGCCGCGATCGAGCAGAGTGTAGCCTTCGTTCACCTGAGGCGATCGCTGGGCTAGGGCAGCGGGGCTGACGACAATCTCTAGACCAAGGACGAGGGCTCCTATTAGTAGAGAATTTTGCGCTAGGAAACGTCCTCTAGGGATCCCCCCAGTTTCTCTAGGTAGGGGATTCTCCTTTAAGCCCCCATGGGGAAAGGGGGAAGTTTTGGCGTTGTCCAGTTGCTCATAGGGGATGATTTTCATTCTGCTGCCCTCCGCAGGGGATTCCACATCAGGTCGTAGCGCATCCGAAAGCCGAGGTAGGTTTCGCTAAAGGCGTTGCGCTGCTGCACACTCACCCCGGCTCGCAGGTTGTCAATAACTTGGGCGTCGTAGAACAGCTCCCATACGTCGGGAGTGGGGCCACCGTTGGCCTGGCGTAGATCGCTGTTAGAGAGCTGGCGACCATAGCCTAGCCCCAGGCGATCGCCCGGCATAAACACATCCAGCCCGTTGACGCCGAGGCTGTAGGTCTGACCACTGGCCCCCAGGGTTTGGTTGGTGTACCAGCCGTAGCGGCCAAAAAATCCCAGCTTGAGACCGGGGATAAAAGCCTCGGCGTTGAGGCCAAAGCCAGTCTCGCGATCGCCTGGCCGTGCACCAAACTCACCGTTGCCTCGGTCAAATAAGCCGATTTCTCCAAAGCCATCGTTTTGGCCGGCATCGGTCGAGGTCACGTAGGTGCCCCGCACAATGGCGTTGCCCATCCGTACCCCCACCTCCCCAGCAAACGAGTCGAGGGCAAAGCTGCCCAAGTCGCGGCTCGACGAAAAAGTAGTGGCGGTCAGCGACACCGCGTCCACCGGGGTCCAGTTCACCAGGGCACCGGGGCGCGAGGCTACGTTCACCGTGCTCAGGGCCGGGTTGGTTTGAAACACCGGGTTAAAGAAATGGGTTAGTGAGTCTTTGGCAAAGCTGTTGCGATCGAGGTACGAGGTCAAATCCATCAGCCCCACCGTGAACCGCAGTTCGGGCAGGTTAGCGGGCGAGGCCGTTAGATACAGCTCACTCAAGCTGAGACCGGTTTGATCGGTGTTAGAAAAGGCCTGCCCAGTGCTGAGGTCTACCGTAGCCCCGGCAAATACCGAAGGGCTGAGCACATAAATTCCTCCCACCCGCAGGCGGGCCGAGCCTTCGCTCCCCTGCTGTAAATAGGCTGCCTGGGCAAATACTTCAGAGCGCTCCGCTGGTTCGACCGTTTGGGCGACACTCTGCTCCGGCTGAGTTGGGGTATCGGCTACAAGAGGTGTAGCTGGGAAGGCTGGTGCTGGTTCGGTTTGAGCAGCGATCGGCAGCTGACTCGAAACGGGGCTTTCTTCAGGAGGCGTCGCAGCCTCAGGGGTTTCTGCTTCTGGCGCGTCAGCTTCACTAACTTGGGTGTGGGGCATTCCCTGGGCTAGCACCACCGCAGAGCTGCTCTTGTCCGTCGCTGGTTTGGGCAGAGGCAAAAAACCGTCGCTAGTTGGCAACCAACGCTCGCCGTTAAAAGCAGGGTCTACCGCAGACACACTGTCTCCACTATTTGTAGGCAATGTACCGGCAGGTGCACTGTTTACAAATGCGCTGTCGTTAGACAAATTGTCTGTAAGAAAATTGTCTGCTGCTAAATCACTCTCAGGCAACTCGCTCCCAAAAGCCGTGGGAGGCAATCCCAAGAGTGCAGTTGCCAGCACAATACCAGTTGCCGCGCTAGGGTTCAGCACATATCGCAGCGCTAACCAAGCACCTATATAACGCTCCATAAGATACTCAAAATAATTGGGTGAAAATAAGCGCGAAAGATATATCTGGCTTGCTAAGTAGCCAAATTAAAGAAATAAATTGAATTCGTTAATCAATTGTCAATATCAGGCACGACAATGCCAGCTGATATCCTCACGCTTTAGTTCTTGCAAACCAACGTGATTTAGATTTCAGAAAATATTGACTCTCCAAGACCAGCAATTAGGTCTTATGCTTCAACCATCAAATTTGTTGGCTGAATCAGTATTAGAGATAACGGTTTGAAAACGATAAGAAAGTGATGTACTCATAGCTGGGAGCAAAAGCTGAGAATCAAGCTCAGGCATCTAATGATGAGAATAACGATGTCGGGACGATTTCAGCTCAGGTGCGATCGAACTCAGGTATTAGCGCTAACTCCTCCTACAGATAGTTTTTTCGTCATCAGGATGAAATACCGAAAAAGTTCTGAGCCTCTGGTCTTCTGTGTGGAGTTGCAAAAGGCCTTCTCTAGGTGTTGATGGTAGAGGTGCACTGTGGTTGCATGGGCTTTAGATAGATTGTTCCTCACCGTCGGTCAATGATTATTTCACGGCTAAGAAGAATTGGGTTGCTGGTAGTTATCCTGGTAGCCTGCGCGGGGTGTCAAACGGCTCTGCTGCCCGCCTCGCCCCCCGTGCCGGAAGCTACGACGCTCACCCTTGAGGCTACGGCTCAGGGCAATGGAAAGTTTGCCCTCGTCGGCACCACGAACCTACCCAACGATACTCAACTGACGGCGATCGCCCTGCGCCACTTGCTACCTCAACGCACTACCTCTGGCGATCGCCCCCTCTATTCGGTGCTCGACTACCAGCCCGTCACCGTTGCGAATGGTCGGTGGTCGGCCAAGCTGAATCTCTGGCAGGTGGCCGTCGATGGCCGCTACCAAGAACCTTGGCAGGCCCAGGCTGATGCCCTTGATTTAGCCGCTCAACCCAGCAAAACTGTACAATTTGCCATTGTGTTGGGCCCCCACCATTTGGGTGCAGCTCTCAACGGCAAGCTAGCTCAAAACGGGCAGCAACGACTAGCAAATGTGCTGCGAGTAACCTCCGGTGGAGAACCGTTTTTGTGGGCCGATCAGGTGCTGGCGGTGGCTCTGCCCAGCGGGCAAACTACTCCCCCCGCAGACCTGCTAGCCCGCACCAATGAAGGCTGGGGCGATCGCTACCTGCTGGTGCCAGAACCACCGCTGCCCTACACCCTCACCCCCGAAGACGAACGCCAAACTACCGCTCCCCTAAGCCCAGACGAACTGCTGCGCTAGGGTTGGCTTAAGTGTTAAGACATGGCTTGCGGCACGAAAGCGCACTCTGAATCACGTATAGTGCCGTCAGGCATGACAGTTTGGCAGAACTTAGCGCCAGTTAGGTTGGCCTTGGTCAGGTTGGCCCCGGTCAAATTGGTGTAGCGCAGGTTGGCCCAGTAGAGGTTGGCATGGCTAAGGTCGGCTTTGGTGAAGTTAGCCCCTTCTAAATTGGCATGGCTAAGGTCAGCGTGGTCGAGACAACAGTCGCGCAGGTCAGCATTGATCAGCGTGGCACGGTGGCAGTGAACCTTGCGTAGGTCGGCTTCGCGCAGTACGGCATTGGCCAACGAGGCACCGCGCAAATCGGCTTGGGCTAGGGTAATTTGATAGCCATCAATGTGGGTCAGGTCAGCCTGGTATAGGTTGGCCCGCGTGAGGTTAGTGCGGCGCAGGTCAGCATTGGCCAGGTGGGCTGCTGCCATGTTTAACCCCTGCAAATTTAGCCCGTGCAGGTCGCGGGCACCCGACTGGTAGTAGCGATTGACGAGTTCTCTCAGGGTAGCTGGGGTCATTGCTGTAATGCCCTCTAAATAACGTTAAGAAAAGTGCAAAAAATAATGGAGGCGGTCGTTAGACCTACCCCCATTGTCGCGCTGCGATCGCACTAGCGCATCAAGCATTACAAGAATGCTACATTCTCAGGTAAGCCTAAACGGCCCCTACACCTTTACCGCGCTCATCGGACTCGGTGGTTACCTTACCTTGTTCTTCGTTTTGATTAATTTCGCGCAGTTCAGCCACACGCTCGGCTTTTTCGGCCTCTGCTTCTTCGCGTAGGTCACCGGGCTCATTGATATACATTTCAGGCTCGATGGGGTAGTTATTGGCGAGACCTTCTTTGTCTACAGTTTGCCCACCGCTGGGGTCAATAGAACTGTGAGTCTCATCGCGGGTTTGCTTAAAATTACCGCCCTCACGCTCTTTACGGGCAGCGGTTTCTGCTGGAATAATATGCGGATCGTAATTGTCGCTTTCGGCTCTAGGGGTAGACATTAAAACCTCCGGTAAGAATATAATTAAGCGATTTAAGTAGGGTAAATTTCTCAGTTACCTACCATCGCTGATGCAACTTTAGAGCGATACCTCCTCCACTTGTATCTACCAGGAGGCTGAGGCTGCCACTATGACCTTGGAAGGAGGGGTCTAACCTGATTTTTTGATGGCGAAGGTAAATAATTCTGCTGTCGCTGTGCAAAAAATTAGAGGCTTGGATCTTTCAAAAATAAGGACGTCTGATGGTACTAGAAATTGCTATTTTAACGATTAAAGCGGGTGCTCAAGTCGAGTTTGAGAATGCTTTTCAAAAGGCTTCTACTATCCTTGTCGAGATGCCGGGCTATATTTCCTGCGAATTGCAGCGCTGTATTGAAACTAAAAACCAGTATGTGCTGCTGGTGCGTTGGCAGACTTTAGAAGACCACACCCTCGGGTTTCGGCGATCGCCAGAATATCAAACCTGGCGTGCTCTGCTGCATCATTTCTACGAGCCTTTTCCTACGGTTGAACACTATGAAACCGTATTGAGCCATGGAAATCTTCCCCAAACTTGAAACTCCACGGCTGTGGCTACGCCAGGCAACTGAAGCCGACACAGATGCTATCTTTTCGCTCTTTTCAGACTCCAGGGTGACCCAGTTTCATGACCTCGATACCTTCACTCAGCTTGATGAAGCTAAGGCGGTCATTGAACGGCGCAGAGTAGGATTTGAAACCGATCGCGGTATTCGTTGGGCGATCGCTCTTAAGCCTAGCAATTCTCTCATTGGTTCCTGCGGATTTACCTGGGATAGAGCCTCAAATCGGGCGGAGGTGGGCTACGAACTGGCTAGTCAATATTGGCGACAAGGCATCATGACTGAAGCGTTAAGCGCCATTCTCACCTACGGCTTTGAGGTAGAGAGTTTGGATAACATTGTTGCGGAGGTGATGCTAGAAAATATTGCCTCTCAACAGTTGTTAAAAAAGCTGGGATTTCAAAGCCAGGGCGTGCTCAAAAACCACGGCTTTTGGAAAGGAAGACATCACGATTTAGAACAGTTTTTGTTGCCCAGACCGCAGACCTAGGCGGTAGCCTTTTTCAGCTAAAGCCATCCTAAAAGCGCTCCACATTGGGCAGGGTCACGGCCGCTATGCTGTGAGCCGCTTCACCGCAAGTGCGGGGGGAGGGTAATAGCTTGGTGGGGTTGGCCAACATCTCGGGGTCGAGAGCCTGGCGTACCCAGCCCATTGTCTCCAAGTCCGCTGGCGAAAACATATCGGGCATGTAGCAGCGCTTGTCGGCCCCAATGCCGTGTTCGCCCGAGATGCTGCCACCCACGCGCACGCACAGCTTGAGAATGTCGCCGCCCAGATCTTCCACCTGCTCTAGCTGGCCAGGGATAGCGTTGTTGTAGAGAATCAGCGGGTGTAGGTTAC from Leptolyngbya subtilissima AS-A7 encodes the following:
- a CDS encoding pentapeptide repeat-containing protein; amino-acid sequence: MTPATLRELVNRYYQSGARDLHGLNLQGLNMAAAHLANADLRRTNLTRANLYQADLTHIDGYQITLAQADLRGASLANAVLREADLRKVHCHRATLINADLRDCCLDHADLSHANLEGANFTKADLSHANLYWANLRYTNLTGANLTKANLTGAKFCQTVMPDGTIRDSECAFVPQAMS
- a CDS encoding antibiotic biosynthesis monooxygenase family protein, with amino-acid sequence MVLEIAILTIKAGAQVEFENAFQKASTILVEMPGYISCELQRCIETKNQYVLLVRWQTLEDHTLGFRRSPEYQTWRALLHHFYEPFPTVEHYETVLSHGNLPQT
- a CDS encoding porin encodes the protein MSAVDPAFNGERWLPTSDGFLPLPKPATDKSSSAVVLAQGMPHTQVSEADAPEAETPEAATPPEESPVSSQLPIAAQTEPAPAFPATPLVADTPTQPEQSVAQTVEPAERSEVFAQAAYLQQGSEGSARLRVGGIYVLSPSVFAGATVDLSTGQAFSNTDQTGLSLSELYLTASPANLPELRFTVGLMDLTSYLDRNSFAKDSLTHFFNPVFQTNPALSTVNVASRPGALVNWTPVDAVSLTATTFSSSRDLGSFALDSFAGEVGVRMGNAIVRGTYVTSTDAGQNDGFGEIGLFDRGNGEFGARPGDRETGFGLNAEAFIPGLKLGFFGRYGWYTNQTLGASGQTYSLGVNGLDVFMPGDRLGLGYGRQLSNSDLRQANGGPTPDVWELFYDAQVIDNLRAGVSVQQRNAFSETYLGFRMRYDLMWNPLRRAAE
- a CDS encoding tetratricopeptide repeat protein; protein product: MKIIPYEQLDNAKTSPFPHGGLKENPLPRETGGIPRGRFLAQNSLLIGALVLGLEIVVSPAALAQRSPQVNEGYTLLDRGWVNDAIAAFQTALRQQPNSAEARLGLAIAYQRAGRDAEAWAAHQAVLQVSPDNSTALESLGKLGGYRPEWQIGGINALTRLLAQDPGNLEALSQRALLYGYQGRFSESLADYDLLLDRKPSPQTLLGAAQIHAFSGDYSGALALFERYRQIGALPVEALTAYALTLQETGNAAGAIALLEPELRNSDRTDNLSLGIRTGLANAYDASGQTAKALELLNPMVGKADARLALARAYSAIGRRQLDPTLFEQSTVLYQQALDATVAPSYGLRVEVADVLSEWPDTEPLALAMFEQLAVENPDTASLMVKARLLAYSLGNESAAAVAEQILPLLSPMPSSAPEQRAITTALVRLDNPDPALLPVYEVVATAVDAPLLTYRIAQTYLGQGNLQAARDALTTYSATNAGQGDWGTELLVADLERQLGDLEASARRYEAVIAAQPNSQTTADALRGLAFVRTLQGQPEAALPVYLEAIAANPTNPNYPLGYALLAYRTGQITSTVAAETLDSWLASQNLNNPPPELFELAGALPADRSRADLYQTLLTQQPDDLWLRWRTIELLAQTNPTQAQVELDSLIAANSGDLTVYFFQGELAQSQGNLPLAATAYQQVLEREPENLGALAALAGVQFQQGNLPTARALYNRVLELDPDYWEARYAIAELNIADDQNLAALEQLRQLPPDAAPINLEQRTQDVEFDLLRRRGFQPSWERY
- a CDS encoding GNAT family N-acetyltransferase codes for the protein MEIFPKLETPRLWLRQATEADTDAIFSLFSDSRVTQFHDLDTFTQLDEAKAVIERRRVGFETDRGIRWAIALKPSNSLIGSCGFTWDRASNRAEVGYELASQYWRQGIMTEALSAILTYGFEVESLDNIVAEVMLENIASQQLLKKLGFQSQGVLKNHGFWKGRHHDLEQFLLPRPQT